A single genomic interval of Agelaius phoeniceus isolate bAgePho1 chromosome 31, bAgePho1.hap1, whole genome shotgun sequence harbors:
- the IL6R gene encoding interleukin-6 receptor subunit alpha isoform X2 has protein sequence MARPPGPLLLLLLPLRFLLHLAEAAGRPCGPAGLPRDTVLGRLGANITLTCQDEVPANTTVLWQVEKQGAAGQLAEGNTLLLRQLRYEDSGHYSCSVGSHLLRSLRLLVAEPPETPQVSCYRRSHDKDVLCEWPQQKKPSLGTRAMLWVRRRFVAENATEQRCRYFSKAQKFVCRLKVPPGTDDTKSLVVSTCVSNGAGGSAGKDKIITLSSVLRPDPPVNVTVQALEKAPQRLQVNWSYPPSWDPRFYWLRFQVRYRPEPAQTFTEVDQVMTTWLDIRDAWRGTRHVVQVRAKDEFGHGTWSEWSQEAVGTPWTDPWELTSEMEPYSSQVPTEDGIYGVTLHPRLFEEEDTNGAVMESSTHPVASPYAFLVTGGSLLLGIALFVGIVVRYRQMWWTSGQETTKPEAEGQHMLVPLSLPPPALSDTPLLPHPAPSAPGGLHTAQADYSSSGQ, from the exons ATGGCGCGGCCGCCGGGGCCgcttctgctccttctccttcctctccgCTTCCTCCTGCACCTCGCCGAGGCCGCCGGGCGGCCCTGCGGCCCCGCCG GACTGCCACGGGACACGGTGTTGGGCCGCCTGGGAGCCAACATCACTCTGACCTGCCAGGACGAGGTGCCTGCAAACACCACGGTGTTGTGGCAGGTGGAgaagcagggagcagcagggcagctggcagaggggaACACgctgctcctgaggcagctgcGCTACGAGGACTCAGGGCACTACAGCTGCTCCGTGGGGAGCCACCTGCTGCGCTCCCTGCGGCTGCTGGTGGCAG AGCCCCCTGAAACTCCCCAGGTGTCCTGCTACCGGCGGAGCCACGACAAGGATGTCCTGTGTGAGTGGCCACAGCAGAAGAAGCCGTCCCTAGGGACGCGGGCCATGCTCTGGGTGAGGAGGAG GTTTGTGGCTGAGAATGCCACAGAGCAGCGGTGCCGCTACTTCTCCAAGGCACAGAAGTTCGTTTGCCGGCTGAAGGTGCCGCCTGGCACTGACGATACCAAAAGCCTCGTGGTGTCCACGTGTGTCAGCAACGGCGCCGGTGGCTCGGCTGGCAAAGATAAGATCATCACCCTCAGCAGTGTCC TGAGGCCAGACCCGCCGGTGAATGTGACGGtgcaggctctggagaaggCACCACAGCGGCTGCAGGTGAACTGGTCCTACCCCCCTTCCTGGGACCCCCGCTTCTACTGGCTCCGCTTCCAGGTCCGCTACCGCCCTGAGCCCGCCCAGACCTTCACGGAG GTAGATCAGGTGATGACAACTTGGCTCGACATCCGAGATGCGTGGCGTGGAACGAGGCACGTGGTGCAGGTGAGGGCCAAGGATGAGTTTGGCCATGGCACGTGGAGCGAGTGGAGCCAGGAGGCTGTGGGCACCCCCTGGACAG ACCCTTGGGAGCTCACCTCTGAAATGGAGCCTTACAGCTCACAG GTCCCCACAGAAGATGGCATCTATGGGGTGACACTGCACCCCAGGCTCTTCGAGGAGGAAGATACTAATG GGGCTGTCATGGAATCCAGCACCCATCCTGTGGCATCCCCCTACGCCTTCCTGGTCACCGGGGGCAGTCTGCTCCTTGGCATCGCCCTCTTTGTTGGCATCGTGGTGAG GTACAGGCAGATGTGGTGGACGAGTGGCCAGGAGACGACCAAGCCAGAGGCCGAGGGGCAGCACATGCTGGTGCCTCTGAGCTTACCCCCACCCGCCCTCAGTGACACCCCTCTGCTCCCACACCctgccccctcagcccctggAGGGCTCCACACAGCTCAGGCAGATTATTCCTCCTCAGGGCAGTAG
- the IL6R gene encoding interleukin-6 receptor subunit alpha isoform X1: MARPPGPLLLLLLPLRFLLHLAEAAGRPCGPAGLPRDTVLGRLGANITLTCQDEVPANTTVLWQVEKQGAAGQLAEGNTLLLRQLRYEDSGHYSCSVGSHLLRSLRLLVAEPPETPQVSCYRRSHDKDVLCEWPQQKKPSLGTRAMLWVRRRFVAENATEQRCRYFSKAQKFVCRLKVPPGTDDTKSLVVSTCVSNGAGGSAGKDKIITLSSVLRPDPPVNVTVQALEKAPQRLQVNWSYPPSWDPRFYWLRFQVRYRPEPAQTFTEVRPRPLARPLSLARLSPAPCPRLQVDQVMTTWLDIRDAWRGTRHVVQVRAKDEFGHGTWSEWSQEAVGTPWTDPWELTSEMEPYSSQVPTEDGIYGVTLHPRLFEEEDTNGAVMESSTHPVASPYAFLVTGGSLLLGIALFVGIVVRYRQMWWTSGQETTKPEAEGQHMLVPLSLPPPALSDTPLLPHPAPSAPGGLHTAQADYSSSGQ; the protein is encoded by the exons ATGGCGCGGCCGCCGGGGCCgcttctgctccttctccttcctctccgCTTCCTCCTGCACCTCGCCGAGGCCGCCGGGCGGCCCTGCGGCCCCGCCG GACTGCCACGGGACACGGTGTTGGGCCGCCTGGGAGCCAACATCACTCTGACCTGCCAGGACGAGGTGCCTGCAAACACCACGGTGTTGTGGCAGGTGGAgaagcagggagcagcagggcagctggcagaggggaACACgctgctcctgaggcagctgcGCTACGAGGACTCAGGGCACTACAGCTGCTCCGTGGGGAGCCACCTGCTGCGCTCCCTGCGGCTGCTGGTGGCAG AGCCCCCTGAAACTCCCCAGGTGTCCTGCTACCGGCGGAGCCACGACAAGGATGTCCTGTGTGAGTGGCCACAGCAGAAGAAGCCGTCCCTAGGGACGCGGGCCATGCTCTGGGTGAGGAGGAG GTTTGTGGCTGAGAATGCCACAGAGCAGCGGTGCCGCTACTTCTCCAAGGCACAGAAGTTCGTTTGCCGGCTGAAGGTGCCGCCTGGCACTGACGATACCAAAAGCCTCGTGGTGTCCACGTGTGTCAGCAACGGCGCCGGTGGCTCGGCTGGCAAAGATAAGATCATCACCCTCAGCAGTGTCC TGAGGCCAGACCCGCCGGTGAATGTGACGGtgcaggctctggagaaggCACCACAGCGGCTGCAGGTGAACTGGTCCTACCCCCCTTCCTGGGACCCCCGCTTCTACTGGCTCCGCTTCCAGGTCCGCTACCGCCCTGAGCCCGCCCAGACCTTCACGGAGGTGAGACCCCGCCCGCTGGCACGCCCCTTGTCCCTGGCCagactgtccccagccccgtgtccccgcCTCCAGGTAGATCAGGTGATGACAACTTGGCTCGACATCCGAGATGCGTGGCGTGGAACGAGGCACGTGGTGCAGGTGAGGGCCAAGGATGAGTTTGGCCATGGCACGTGGAGCGAGTGGAGCCAGGAGGCTGTGGGCACCCCCTGGACAG ACCCTTGGGAGCTCACCTCTGAAATGGAGCCTTACAGCTCACAG GTCCCCACAGAAGATGGCATCTATGGGGTGACACTGCACCCCAGGCTCTTCGAGGAGGAAGATACTAATG GGGCTGTCATGGAATCCAGCACCCATCCTGTGGCATCCCCCTACGCCTTCCTGGTCACCGGGGGCAGTCTGCTCCTTGGCATCGCCCTCTTTGTTGGCATCGTGGTGAG GTACAGGCAGATGTGGTGGACGAGTGGCCAGGAGACGACCAAGCCAGAGGCCGAGGGGCAGCACATGCTGGTGCCTCTGAGCTTACCCCCACCCGCCCTCAGTGACACCCCTCTGCTCCCACACCctgccccctcagcccctggAGGGCTCCACACAGCTCAGGCAGATTATTCCTCCTCAGGGCAGTAG
- the SHE gene encoding SH2 domain-containing adapter protein E isoform X2, whose protein sequence is MAAKWFKEFPSNLKTVSEKARPGSGSLGKSRKNSTAELGGYRAAGGGKEGGSRLSRDNLQGLLQAATGKMRKNSRVEGGAPEGPSKTYINRLIKVEASEKNGKGHPGALPASLPAPEQDKGKPPKTETVIILEDYADPYDAKRTKGQRDAERLGENDGYMEPYDAQQMITEIRRRGSKDPLVKAILLLDGPGEAGEGGAKLDLAKRLGGKEVAGKGPQLYDTPYEPGEGVAGGTPERRVRAGDGRLPENDERPAGEYEQPWEWKKEQIVKALSVQFEGSERPKEETPRQHLRQKSWTPKMLKPAGTEHSEGERVDPALALEKQPWYHGAITRAEAESRLQPCREAGYLVRTSESGSGKYSIALKPAASSPASPKLCTTTPPRSCPSRGLSTWPCYTPSTASCISVA, encoded by the exons ATGGCGGCCAAGTGGTTCAAGGAGTTCCCATCCAACCTGAAGACGGTTTCAGAGAAGGCTCGGCCGGGCAGCGGGAGCCTCGGGAAGAGCCGCAAGAATTCAACGGCTGAGCTGGGGGGGTACCGGGCGGCCGGGGGTGGCAAGGAAGGGGGCAGCCGGCTGTCAcgggacaacctgcagggtctGCTCCAGGCCGCCACcgggaagatgaggaagaattCCCGAGTGGAGGGAGGCGCGCCGGAGGGACCCTCCAAAACCTACATCAACCGCCTGATCAAGGTGGAGGCTTCCGAGAAGAACGGGAAGGGGCACCCCGgagccctgcctgccagcctgCCTGCCCCCGAGCAGGACAAGGGGAAGCCCCCCAAGACAGAGACG GTCATCATCCTGGAGGATTACGCAGACCCTTACGACGCCAAACGCACCAAGGGGCAGCGGGACGCTGAGCGCCTGGGGGAGAACGATGGGTACATGGAGCCCTACGATGCCCAGCAGATGATCACAG AAATCCGTCGTCGTGGCTCCAAGGATCCCCTGGTCaaagccatcctgctgctggatGGCCCCggagaggctggggaggggggtgCCAAGTTGGATCTTGCCAAGAGGCTGGGGGGCAAGGAGGTGGCAGGGAAGGGGCCACAGCTCTATGACACCCCTTAcgagcctggggagggggtggccgGGGGGACCCCGGAGCGCAGGgtgagggctggggatgggcGCCTGCCCGAGAACGACGAGCGCCCGGCCGGGGAGtatgagcagccctgggagtggAAGAAGGAGCAGATTGTCAAAGCACTGTCAG TCCAGTTTGAGGGCTCGGAGCGTCCTAAGGAGGAGACTCCGCGGCAGCACCTGCGCCAGAAGAGCTGGACCCCCAAGATGCTGAAGCCGGCGGGCACCGAGCACAGCGAGGGGGAGCGGGTGGACCCGGCCCTGGCGCTGGAGAAGCAGCC CTGGTACCACGGGGCCATCACTCGGGCGGAGGCGGAGAGCCGGCTGCAGCCGTGCCGGGAGGCCGGGTACCTGGTGCGCACCAGCGAGAGCGGCAGCGGCAAGTACTCCATCGCGCTCAA GCCAGCGGCGTCTTCTCCAGCATCCCCGAAGTTGTGCACTACTACTCCACCGAGAAGCTGCCCTTCAagggggctgagcacatggcCCTGCTACACCCCGTCCACTGCAAGCTGCATTAGCGTCGCCTGA
- the SHE gene encoding SH2 domain-containing adapter protein E isoform X1, producing the protein MAAKWFKEFPSNLKTVSEKARPGSGSLGKSRKNSTAELGGYRAAGGGKEGGSRLSRDNLQGLLQAATGKMRKNSRVEGGAPEGPSKTYINRLIKVEASEKNGKGHPGALPASLPAPEQDKGKPPKTETVIILEDYADPYDAKRTKGQRDAERLGENDGYMEPYDAQQMITEIRRRGSKDPLVKAILLLDGPGEAGEGGAKLDLAKRLGGKEVAGKGPQLYDTPYEPGEGVAGGTPERRVRAGDGRLPENDERPAGEYEQPWEWKKEQIVKALSVQFEGSERPKEETPRQHLRQKSWTPKMLKPAGTEHSEGERVDPALALEKQPWYHGAITRAEAESRLQPCREAGYLVRTSESGSGKYSIALKTSQGCVHIIVAQTKDNKYTLSQASGVFSSIPEVVHYYSTEKLPFKGAEHMALLHPVHCKLH; encoded by the exons ATGGCGGCCAAGTGGTTCAAGGAGTTCCCATCCAACCTGAAGACGGTTTCAGAGAAGGCTCGGCCGGGCAGCGGGAGCCTCGGGAAGAGCCGCAAGAATTCAACGGCTGAGCTGGGGGGGTACCGGGCGGCCGGGGGTGGCAAGGAAGGGGGCAGCCGGCTGTCAcgggacaacctgcagggtctGCTCCAGGCCGCCACcgggaagatgaggaagaattCCCGAGTGGAGGGAGGCGCGCCGGAGGGACCCTCCAAAACCTACATCAACCGCCTGATCAAGGTGGAGGCTTCCGAGAAGAACGGGAAGGGGCACCCCGgagccctgcctgccagcctgCCTGCCCCCGAGCAGGACAAGGGGAAGCCCCCCAAGACAGAGACG GTCATCATCCTGGAGGATTACGCAGACCCTTACGACGCCAAACGCACCAAGGGGCAGCGGGACGCTGAGCGCCTGGGGGAGAACGATGGGTACATGGAGCCCTACGATGCCCAGCAGATGATCACAG AAATCCGTCGTCGTGGCTCCAAGGATCCCCTGGTCaaagccatcctgctgctggatGGCCCCggagaggctggggaggggggtgCCAAGTTGGATCTTGCCAAGAGGCTGGGGGGCAAGGAGGTGGCAGGGAAGGGGCCACAGCTCTATGACACCCCTTAcgagcctggggagggggtggccgGGGGGACCCCGGAGCGCAGGgtgagggctggggatgggcGCCTGCCCGAGAACGACGAGCGCCCGGCCGGGGAGtatgagcagccctgggagtggAAGAAGGAGCAGATTGTCAAAGCACTGTCAG TCCAGTTTGAGGGCTCGGAGCGTCCTAAGGAGGAGACTCCGCGGCAGCACCTGCGCCAGAAGAGCTGGACCCCCAAGATGCTGAAGCCGGCGGGCACCGAGCACAGCGAGGGGGAGCGGGTGGACCCGGCCCTGGCGCTGGAGAAGCAGCC CTGGTACCACGGGGCCATCACTCGGGCGGAGGCGGAGAGCCGGCTGCAGCCGTGCCGGGAGGCCGGGTACCTGGTGCGCACCAGCGAGAGCGGCAGCGGCAAGTACTCCATCGCGCTCAA GACCAGCCAGGGCTGCGTCCACATCATCGTGGCCCAGACCAAGGACAACAAGTACACGCTCAGCCAGGCCAGCGGCGTCTTCTCCAGCATCCCCGAAGTTGTGCACTACTACTCCACCGAGAAGCTGCCCTTCAagggggctgagcacatggcCCTGCTACACCCCGTCCACTGCAAGCTGCATTAG
- the UBE2Q1 gene encoding ubiquitin-conjugating enzyme E2 Q1 isoform X1, which produces MSRDASGGAAPPVPATALPGAGPSRRHLGRAPGLRRRRRRSGSLHGKMQRAGPEEAARTQAAAGGPGRSGAEVAAAPAGRLLRRELRLLESIFHRGHERFRIGSACPDEISCEFVPGAGARAGASASRGPPPGPVRIHCNITESYPAVPPIWSVESDDPNLAAILERLVEVRKGNTLLLQHLKRIISDLCKLYNLPQHPDVEMLDQPLPAEQSTQEEVSSEEEDEEMPEDTEDLDHYEMKEEEPADGRKTEDEGIGKENLAILEKIKKNQRQDYLNGAVSGSVQATDRLMKELRDIYRSPSFKGGYYAVELVNDSLYDWNVKLLKVDEDSALHNDLQILKEKEGTDFILLNFSFKDNFPFDPPFVRVVSPVLSGGYVLGGGAICMELLTKQGWSSAYSIESVIMQISATLVKGKARVQFGANKNQYSLTRAQQSYKSLVQIHEKNGWYTPPKEDG; this is translated from the exons ATGTCGCGAGACGCTtccggcggggccgccccgcccgTTCCGGCGACGGCACTTCCGGGAGCGGGGCCGtcccgccgccatcttgggcGGGCTCcggggctgcggcggcggcggcggcggagcgggtCCCTCCATGGGAAGATGCAGCGGGCGGGGCCGGAGGAGGCGGCGAGGACgcaggcggcggcggggggacccgggcggagcggggccgagGTGGCGGCGGCCCCCGCCGGGCGGCTCCTGAGGCGGGAGCTGCGGCTGCTCGAGTCCATCTTCCACCGCGGCCACGAGCGGTTCCGCATTGGCAGCGCCTGCCCGGACGAGATCAGCTGCGAGTTCGTCCCGGGGGCCGGGGCCCGCGCCGGCGCCTCTGCCTCCCGGGGGCCGCCGCCGGGACCCGTCCGCATTCACTGCAACATCACG GAGTCTTATCCAGCTGTTCCCCCCATATGGTCTGTGGAGTCAGATGATCCCAACCTGGCAGCTATCCTGGAGAGGCTGGTGGAAGTCAGGAAAGGAAACACCTTG CTTTTGCAGCACCTGAAGCGAATAATCTCTGACCTGTGCAAACTCTACAACCTCCCCCAACATCCAGATGTTGAAATGCTGGACCAGCCTCTGCCAGCAGAACAG AGCACCCAGGAAGAGGTGTCCTctgaagaggaagatgaagaaatGCCAGAG GACACTGAGGACTTGGACCACTATGAGATGAAAGAGGAAGAGCCGGCAGATGGGAGAAAGACAGAGGATGAAGGCATTGGGAAAGAAAACCTGGCCattttagagaaaataaaaaagaaccaGAGGCAAGATTACTTAAAT GGTGCAGTGTCTGGGTCTGTGCAGGCCACTGACCGGCTGATGAAGGAGCTCAGGGATATTTACCGATCACCAAGTTTCAAGGGCG gatactATGCAGTTGAACTAGTGAATGACAGCCTGTACGATTGGAACGTCAAACTCCTGAA GGTTGACGAGGACAGCGCTTTGCACAACGATCTTCAAATCCtcaaagagaaagaaggaacaGATTTCATCCTCCTCAACTTCTCTTTTAAA GATAACTTTCCTTTTGATCCACCATTTGTAAGGGTTGTATCCCCAGTGCTGTCAGGGGG GTATGTTTTGGGTGGTGGTGCCATCTGCATGGAGCTGCTTACGAAACAG GGCTGGAGTAGTGCCTACTCCATCGAGTCTGTGATCATGCAGATCAGTGCAACGCTGGTGAAAGGGAAGGCACGAGTACAATTTGGAGCCAACAAG AACCAGTACAGCCTGACAAGAGCACAGCAGTCCTACAAGTCCCTGGTTCAGATCCATGAGAAGAATG GTTGGTATACACCACCCAAGGAGGATGGCTAG
- the UBE2Q1 gene encoding ubiquitin-conjugating enzyme E2 Q1 isoform X2, with amino-acid sequence MSRDASGGAAPPVPATALPGAGPSRRHLGRAPGLRRRRRRSGSLHGKMQRAGPEEAARTQAAAGGPGRSGAEVAAAPAGRLLRRELRLLESIFHRGHERFRIGSACPDEISCEFVPGAGARAGASASRGPPPGPVRIHCNITESYPAVPPIWSVESDDPNLAAILERLVEVRKGNTLLLQHLKRIISDLCKLYNLPQHPDVEMLDQPLPAEQSTQEEVSSEEEDEEMPEGAVSGSVQATDRLMKELRDIYRSPSFKGGYYAVELVNDSLYDWNVKLLKVDEDSALHNDLQILKEKEGTDFILLNFSFKDNFPFDPPFVRVVSPVLSGGYVLGGGAICMELLTKQGWSSAYSIESVIMQISATLVKGKARVQFGANKNQYSLTRAQQSYKSLVQIHEKNGWYTPPKEDG; translated from the exons ATGTCGCGAGACGCTtccggcggggccgccccgcccgTTCCGGCGACGGCACTTCCGGGAGCGGGGCCGtcccgccgccatcttgggcGGGCTCcggggctgcggcggcggcggcggcggagcgggtCCCTCCATGGGAAGATGCAGCGGGCGGGGCCGGAGGAGGCGGCGAGGACgcaggcggcggcggggggacccgggcggagcggggccgagGTGGCGGCGGCCCCCGCCGGGCGGCTCCTGAGGCGGGAGCTGCGGCTGCTCGAGTCCATCTTCCACCGCGGCCACGAGCGGTTCCGCATTGGCAGCGCCTGCCCGGACGAGATCAGCTGCGAGTTCGTCCCGGGGGCCGGGGCCCGCGCCGGCGCCTCTGCCTCCCGGGGGCCGCCGCCGGGACCCGTCCGCATTCACTGCAACATCACG GAGTCTTATCCAGCTGTTCCCCCCATATGGTCTGTGGAGTCAGATGATCCCAACCTGGCAGCTATCCTGGAGAGGCTGGTGGAAGTCAGGAAAGGAAACACCTTG CTTTTGCAGCACCTGAAGCGAATAATCTCTGACCTGTGCAAACTCTACAACCTCCCCCAACATCCAGATGTTGAAATGCTGGACCAGCCTCTGCCAGCAGAACAG AGCACCCAGGAAGAGGTGTCCTctgaagaggaagatgaagaaatGCCAGAG GGTGCAGTGTCTGGGTCTGTGCAGGCCACTGACCGGCTGATGAAGGAGCTCAGGGATATTTACCGATCACCAAGTTTCAAGGGCG gatactATGCAGTTGAACTAGTGAATGACAGCCTGTACGATTGGAACGTCAAACTCCTGAA GGTTGACGAGGACAGCGCTTTGCACAACGATCTTCAAATCCtcaaagagaaagaaggaacaGATTTCATCCTCCTCAACTTCTCTTTTAAA GATAACTTTCCTTTTGATCCACCATTTGTAAGGGTTGTATCCCCAGTGCTGTCAGGGGG GTATGTTTTGGGTGGTGGTGCCATCTGCATGGAGCTGCTTACGAAACAG GGCTGGAGTAGTGCCTACTCCATCGAGTCTGTGATCATGCAGATCAGTGCAACGCTGGTGAAAGGGAAGGCACGAGTACAATTTGGAGCCAACAAG AACCAGTACAGCCTGACAAGAGCACAGCAGTCCTACAAGTCCCTGGTTCAGATCCATGAGAAGAATG GTTGGTATACACCACCCAAGGAGGATGGCTAG
- the CHRNB2 gene encoding neuronal acetylcholine receptor subunit beta-2, whose translation MALLRVLCLLAALRRSLGTDTEERLVEYLLDPARYNKLIRPATNGSELVTVQLMVSLAQLISVHEREQIMTTNVWLTQEWEDYRLTWKPEDFDNMKKVRLPSKHIWLPDVVLYNNADGMYEVSFYSNAVISYDGSIFWLPPAIYKSACKIEVKHFPFDQQNCTMKFRSWTYDRTEIDLVLKSEVASLDDFTPSGEWDIVALPGRRNENPDDSTYVDITYDFIIRRKPLFYTINLIIPCILITSLAILVFYLPSDCGEKMTLCISVLLALTVFLLLISKIVPPTSLDVPLVGKYLMFTMVLVTFSIVTSVCVLNVHHRSPTTHTMPPWVRTLFLHKLPALLFMKQPRQSCARQRLRQRRHTQERAAAAAATLFVQAGAHTCTCYANPGAAKAAEGLNGYRERQGQAAGPGAGCGCGLEEAVDGVRFIADHMRSEDDDQSVSEDWKYVAMVIDRLFLWIFVFVCVFGTVGMFLQPLFQNYTTNSLLQLGQGTPTSK comes from the exons ATGGCGCTGCTCCGCGTCCTCTGCCTTCTCGCTGCCCTCAGAC GGAGCCTGGGCACGGACACGGAGGAGCGGCTGGTTGAGTACCTGCTGGACCCTGCTCGCTATAACAAGCTGATCCGGCCGGCGACCAATGGCTCGGAGCTGGTGACCGTGCAGCTGATGGTGTCGCTGGCGCAGCTCATCAGCGTG cacGAGCGGGAGCAGATCATGACCACGAATGTCTGGCTGACCCAG GAGTGGGAGGACTATCGCCTCACGTGGAAGCCTGAGGACTTTGACAACATGAAGAAGGTCCGCTTGCCCTCCAAGCACATCTGGCTGCCTGATGTGGTGCTCTACAACAA TGCCGATGGGATGTACGAGGTCTCCTTTTACTCCAACGCGGTGATCTCCTACGATGGCAGCATCTTCTGGCTGCCGCCCGCCATCTACAAGAGCGCCTGCAAGATCGAGGTGAAGCACTTCCCCTTTGACCAGCAGAACTGCACCATGAAGTTCCGTTCCTGGACCTACGACCGCACCGAGATCGACCTGGTGCTGAAGAGTGAGGTGGCCAGCCTGGATGACTTCACCCCCAGCGGCGAGTGGGACATCGTGGCGCTGCCGGGGCGGCGCAATGAGAACCCCGACGACTCCACCTACGTGGACATCACGTACGACTTCATCATCCGGCGTAAGCCGCTCTTCTACACCATCAACCTCATCATCCCCTGCATCCTCATCACCTCCCTGGCCATCCTCGTGTTTTACCTCCCATCCGACTGCGGCGAGAAGATGACGCTCTGCATCTCTGTCCTGCTCGCCCTCACCGTTTTCCTCCTGCTCATCTCCAAGATCGTGCCACCCACCTCACTGGACGTACCCCTGGTGGGCAAGTACCTTATGTTCACCATGGTGCTGGTGACCTTCTCCATCGTCACCAGCGTCTGCGTCCTCAACGTGCACCACCGCTCGCCCACCACGCACACCATGCCGCCCTGGGTCCGCACCCTCTTCCTGCACAAGCTCCCGGCGCTGCTCTTCATGAAGCAGCCGCGGCAGAGCTGCGCCCGCCAGCGCCTGCGCCAGCGCCGGCACACGCAGGAacgcgcggccgccgccgccgccacgcTCTTCGTGCAGGCCGGTGCTCACACCTGCACCTGCTACGCCAACCCCGGCGCCGCCAAGGCCGCCGAGGGGCTCAACGGTTACCGGGAGCGGCAGGGGCaggcggcggggcccggggcgggcTGCGGCTGCGGGCTGGAGGAGGCGGTGGACGGCGTGCGCTTCATCGCCGACCACATGCGCAGCGAGGACGACGATCAGAGC GTGAGCGAGGACTGGAAGTACGTGGCCATGGTCATCGACCGCCTCTTCCTATGGATCTTCGTCTTCGTCTGTGTCTTTGGCACCGTTGGCAtgttcctgcagcccctcttcCAGAACTACACCACCaactccctgctgcagctcggCCAGGGCACCCCCACCTCCAAATAG